From the Hydrogenothermus marinus genome, the window AAAATTAGAATTAAATTAAAAGCTTTTGATCATAATGTTTTAGATCAATCTGTAAAACAGATTATAGATACAGTTAAAAGAAGTGGAGGCCTTATAAAAGGGCCTGTTCCACTTCCTACTTCTAAAAAAAGATGGTGTATTCTCAGATCTCCACATAAGTTTGAACAATCAAGAGAACATTTTGAGATGAGAATACACAAAAGATTAATTGATATAGAAAATGCAACACCTCAAACGATAGAAGCTTTAATGGATATTAGCCTTCCTGCAGGTGTTGATGTAGAAATAAAATTAAGCTAAAGGAGTGAGAAAGATGCCTACAGGCATAATTGGAAAAAAAGTTGGAATGACAAGAATTTTTAAAAATGGAAAAGCAATACCAGTAACTGTTATAGAAGTAGAGCCAAACTATGTGGTTGCTTTAAGAACAGAAGAAAAAGATGGATATAATGCAGTAGTTTTAGGGACTGGTGCTAAAAAAGAAAAAAGAACTCCAAAACCTCTTTTAAAAGTATTTGAAAAAGCGGGTTTAAAGCCTTTAAGAGTTTTAAAAGAGTTTCCTTTAAAAGAAGGAGAACAATTAGAATTAGGACAAGAGATTAAAGTGGAA encodes:
- the rpsJ gene encoding 30S ribosomal protein S10 gives rise to the protein MEHEKIRIKLKAFDHNVLDQSVKQIIDTVKRSGGLIKGPVPLPTSKKRWCILRSPHKFEQSREHFEMRIHKRLIDIENATPQTIEALMDISLPAGVDVEIKLS